The bacterium genomic interval CAACAGCTCGAGATGTCTTTACTTTAAGGGATCAGATCAGGGAGTTAAATGGTGAATGCTTAGTGATTTCTAAACTCGAACGAGCTTCAGCAATCGATGAAATTTCTGACATTATCAAAGCCTCGGATGCAGTCATGGTTGCGCGGGGAGACCTTGGGCTAGAGATTCCGCTTGAACGGGTGCCACATGCTCAACAACAAATTATTCAAGAAGCGAACTATCTTGGTGCTCCGGTAATTACTGCAACGCAACTTTTAATGTCGATGGTTAATGAAGTGCGTCCAACGCGAGCTGAGGTCAGCGACGTTTATACTGCCGTGCGTGATGGCACGGATGCCGTGATGTTATCTGAGGAAACTGCAATTGGTAAGCATCCGGTTCAAGTTGTGAAAGTCTTATCGAGGATTCTACTTGAAGCTGAGCAGGATTTTCAGTTTGAAGAATATCGTCCACGCTTACGGGGGGCGGATCGCGAGACTGTGGCTGACGCGATCTGCTATGCGGCCTGTGCAGCGGCGAATAAGGTGACGGCGACGGCAATTTTAGCCTGCACACATTCGGGTTATACTGCTCGGCTTGTAGCCAAGTATCGCCCGCGACAATTTCTTGTTGGCGCGACTTACGAAAAGAAAACGCTCGCGCGCATTGCACTACTTTGGGGTGTCTATCCTTTATTCTTCCAAGTCAGGGATGATTTTCTTACTGAAGATGAAGTTGTCTCCGTGATGTCTGCAGCTCGTGAGGTCTATAATATCAAGCCCGGTTCACGTGTGGTGATTACGGCGGGGCTTCGTGCGAAGCGTCCGGGCACGACGACGGTGATGGAGATTCGCGAAATTCCCCGCACGATCTAATACATAAAAACTCTCATCTTGAGGCTGTTTGACTTCTCTCAGAGCAGGCTCCGTCGAAAGATCTCCATGATTTTTAAATACTGTAAGTGGGGCGCTTTATAGAAAAAGCCCTTTTAACAGATCTTCTTGCTCTTTGTGCGTACGAATCGACTTCACTTTAGAAAAAAAGAGTGACCAGAATAGTGGTTGCGGTAGGCGTTCGCGGCGCGCAGCATTGCTAAACGCCTGATGTTTTAAGCGTTCTAGTTCACGAGCTACATATGAGGGTCGACGTGAATCATCCATACCAATCTCAATCTTAAGATTA includes:
- the pyk gene encoding pyruvate kinase; protein product: MMEGLPRRKTKIVATLGPASSTREVIRDLILAGIDVARLNFSHGSHEDHAKVLKFVREESEKLGRHVAVMQDLCGPKVRISDVENGSIELVEGSIVLLTHGDHEIGTNQKIFVEAFDPIQVIKPEERVLLSDGKVELFSGKVTGNSVSCKVIAGGTVRSRSGISVPDSKLDIPCLTPKDLGDLAWGVKNAVDYVALSFVATARDVFTLRDQIRELNGECLVISKLERASAIDEISDIIKASDAVMVARGDLGLEIPLERVPHAQQQIIQEANYLGAPVITATQLLMSMVNEVRPTRAEVSDVYTAVRDGTDAVMLSEETAIGKHPVQVVKVLSRILLEAEQDFQFEEYRPRLRGADRETVADAICYAACAAANKVTATAILACTHSGYTARLVAKYRPRQFLVGATYEKKTLARIALLWGVYPLFFQVRDDFLTEDEVVSVMSAAREVYNIKPGSRVVITAGLRAKRPGTTTVMEIREIPRTI